The Vibrio pomeroyi genome window below encodes:
- the petA gene encoding ubiquinol-cytochrome c reductase iron-sulfur subunit, which yields MSNAPLNNGRRRFLTATTAVVGGLGAAAVAVPFIKSWNPSAKAKAAGAPVEVEVSKLEPGQMVRVEWQGKPVWVVRRAESVLENLKSIGGQLRDPQSEAEQQPEYAQNEFRSIKPEFFVAVGFCTHLGCSPTYLPDSFAEQVQGVKSGFFCPCHGSKFDMAGRVFQGVPAPLNLVVPKHMYLSDTKILIGIDEGDA from the coding sequence ATGAGCAACGCGCCTTTAAATAACGGTCGCAGGCGTTTCTTAACCGCAACAACAGCCGTTGTTGGTGGTTTAGGAGCAGCTGCTGTAGCCGTGCCTTTTATTAAATCATGGAATCCGAGTGCCAAGGCGAAAGCTGCGGGCGCGCCGGTGGAAGTGGAAGTCAGTAAGTTGGAACCGGGACAAATGGTTCGTGTCGAGTGGCAAGGTAAACCTGTATGGGTTGTACGCCGTGCTGAATCGGTATTAGAAAACCTAAAGTCTATTGGTGGTCAACTTCGTGATCCTCAATCTGAAGCTGAACAACAACCTGAATACGCACAGAACGAATTCCGTTCAATTAAGCCGGAATTCTTCGTTGCTGTTGGTTTCTGTACGCACTTAGGTTGTTCTCCAACTTACCTGCCAGATTCTTTTGCAGAACAAGTTCAGGGTGTTAAGTCTGGTTTCTTCTGTCCGTGTCATGGTTCGAAATTTGATATGGCTGGTCGAGTATTCCAAGGCGTACCTGCACCGTTGAACCTTGTTGTGCCAAAGCATATGTATTTAAGCGACACCAAGATCCTTATCGGTATTGACGAGGGAGATGCATAA